Proteins from a genomic interval of Quercus robur chromosome 9, dhQueRobu3.1, whole genome shotgun sequence:
- the LOC126698642 gene encoding uncharacterized protein LOC126698642 — MAAESNSSSSHNLRILVERNPSESQLSELNIKGWPKWGCSPGKYQLKFDAEEICYLVKGKVKAYPKGSSEFVEFGAGDLVTIPKGLSCTWDVSVAVDKYYKFESTSSSSS, encoded by the exons ATGGCTGCTGAGTCCAACTCAAGTTCCTCACACAACCTAAGAATTTTGGTGGAAAGAAACCCATCTGAATCCCAGCTATCTGAATTGAACATCAAGGGCTGGCCCAA ATGGGGTTGTTCACCGGGAAAGTACCAGCTAAAGTTTGATGCTGAAGAAATTTGTTATTTAGTGAAAGGGAAGGTGAAGGCATACCCTAAAGGCTCATCTGAGTTTGTAGAGTTTGGTGCTGGAGACCTTGTAACCATTCCAAAGGGACTTAGTTGCACTTGGGACGTATCTGTTGCCGTCGACAAATACTACAAATTCGAATcaacttcatcttcttcttcttag
- the LOC126701088 gene encoding secreted RxLR effector protein 161-like: MATNAKRGNDPSGQHVDITLYRSMIGCLLYLTASHPDIAFSVGVCERFQANPKVSHLNVVKRIIKCVSGTCDFGLFYSKEFNVSFPSYSDADWAGNTDDRKSTTGGYFYMGTNLVAWMSKKQNYVSLSSAKAKYIAAGSCCSQLLWMKKLLGDYGLSQETMVIYCNNSSAIDISKNSNADIFTKPLDRSKFESFRRVIGVLTLV, encoded by the exons ATGGCCACCAATGCAAAACGTGGGAATGATCCATCAGGTCAGCATGTTGATATCACTTTATATAGAAGTATGATTGGGTGTCTATTGTATTTGACTGCTAGTCATCCTGATATAGcttttagtgttggtgtttgtgagagatttcaagctaatccaaaaGTATCACATTTAAATGTTGTAAAAAGAATAATCAAATGTGTTAGTGGTACTTGTGATTTTGGGTTGTTTTATAGCAAAGAGTTTAATGTCTCTTTTCCTAGTTATTcagatgctgattgggctggAAATACTGATGATAGGAAAAGCACCACTGGTGGGTATTTTTATATGGGAACCAACTTGGttgcttggatgagtaaaaagcaaaattatGTCTCTCTATCATCTGCAAAAGCAAAATATATAGCTGCTGGGAGTTGTTGTTCccaacttctttggatgaagaaactTTTAGGTGATTATGGTTTATCACAGGAAACTATGGTTATCTATTGTAATAATTCTAGTGCTATTGATATCTCTAAGAATTCG AATGCTGACATCTTTACCAAACCACTTGATAGAAGCAAGTTTGAGTCTTTCCGTCGAGTGATTGGTGTACTCACATTGGTGTAA